From Rubrivirga sp. SAORIC476, a single genomic window includes:
- a CDS encoding NAD(P)-dependent oxidoreductase — MRLLLTGHDGYIGTVLAPILTAAGHEVVGLDTGWFATCGFGDQPSPPPSVRRDVRDLTAADLDGFDAVIHLANLSNDPLGNLDPGLTGRVNADASVRLGALAREAAVGRFVFASSCSLYGAAGQDAVTEEAAFHPQTPYGQAKVDAEAGLRALATDTFSPVYLRNATVYGASPKLRFDLVVNNLTAWAVATGAIRMLSDGTPWRPLVHVQDVSRAVLAALEAPREAVHDQAFNVGREGENYQIRDVATIVGEEVPDCRVTFADGASPDTRSYRVSFAKIAERLPGWQPTWTVRDGVREVRDALSGLDLQPEVFEGPRYSRIARLKTLLESGALSTDLRWIGGDGATAIDAELPLLQVAR; from the coding sequence ATGCGCCTCCTGCTCACCGGCCACGACGGCTACATCGGCACCGTTCTCGCTCCGATCCTCACCGCCGCGGGCCACGAGGTCGTCGGCCTGGACACCGGGTGGTTCGCGACCTGCGGGTTCGGCGATCAGCCCTCGCCCCCGCCGTCGGTCCGCCGGGACGTGCGCGACCTGACCGCGGCCGACCTCGACGGCTTCGACGCGGTCATCCACCTCGCGAACCTGTCGAACGACCCGCTGGGCAACCTCGACCCCGGCCTGACGGGCCGGGTCAACGCCGACGCTTCGGTCCGCCTCGGCGCGCTCGCCCGCGAGGCGGCCGTGGGGCGGTTCGTGTTCGCCAGCTCGTGCAGCCTGTACGGCGCCGCCGGCCAGGACGCCGTCACGGAGGAGGCCGCCTTCCACCCGCAGACGCCTTATGGCCAGGCCAAGGTGGACGCCGAGGCGGGCCTCCGGGCGCTCGCCACCGACACCTTCTCGCCGGTCTACCTCCGCAACGCGACCGTCTACGGCGCCTCGCCCAAGCTGCGGTTTGACCTCGTGGTGAACAACCTGACTGCATGGGCCGTCGCGACCGGCGCCATCCGGATGCTCTCCGACGGGACGCCCTGGCGCCCGCTCGTCCACGTCCAGGACGTGAGCCGCGCCGTGCTGGCCGCGCTGGAGGCGCCGCGGGAGGCCGTCCACGACCAGGCCTTCAACGTGGGACGTGAGGGGGAGAACTACCAGATCCGCGACGTCGCGACCATCGTCGGCGAGGAGGTCCCCGATTGCCGCGTCACCTTCGCCGACGGCGCCTCGCCGGACACCCGGTCCTACCGCGTCAGCTTCGCGAAGATCGCCGAGCGCCTGCCTGGCTGGCAGCCCACCTGGACCGTCCGCGACGGGGTCCGGGAGGTGCGCGACGCGCTCTCGGGGTTGGACCTCCAGCCCGAGGTGTTCGAGGGGCCGCGCTACTCGCGCATCGCCCGCCTCAAGACGCTCCTGGAGTCCGGGGCCCTCTCGACCGACCTCCGATGGATCGGTGGCGACGGGGCGACCGCGATCGACGCTGAGCTTCCTCTCCTGCAGGTCGCCCGGTAG
- a CDS encoding WecB/TagA/CpsF family glycosyltransferase, whose protein sequence is MASVPILGVRFDARTTSQTADDVLRWAQAGEARYACFSNAHGVIEAQDDPSFERVLNGSDLNVPDGMSIVREMRARGVDQPDRAYGPDVMLAVAQRAAEAGVSVALYGSSPQVIALLQERLPALAPGLQLVEAISPPFRALSDEEDEADVQRLRASGARIVFVGLGCPRQERWCAEHAERVGAVCLAVGAAFDFHAGLLRQAPAVLQQAGLEWAFRLAMEPRRLWKRYSRVVPRFLLGTARERSRSPAVTPFVS, encoded by the coding sequence ATGGCCTCCGTCCCCATCCTCGGCGTCCGCTTTGACGCTCGCACGACCTCGCAGACCGCCGACGATGTGCTGCGCTGGGCCCAGGCGGGGGAGGCGCGCTACGCGTGCTTCTCGAACGCCCACGGCGTCATCGAAGCGCAGGACGACCCGTCCTTCGAGCGCGTCCTCAACGGGTCTGACCTGAACGTGCCGGACGGCATGAGCATCGTCCGCGAGATGCGTGCGCGCGGGGTCGACCAGCCCGACCGGGCCTACGGGCCGGACGTGATGCTGGCAGTCGCCCAGCGCGCCGCCGAGGCGGGCGTGTCGGTGGCCCTCTACGGGTCCTCGCCCCAGGTCATCGCCTTGCTCCAGGAGCGGCTGCCCGCGCTCGCGCCGGGTCTGCAACTGGTCGAGGCCATCTCGCCGCCCTTCCGCGCGCTCTCGGACGAGGAGGACGAGGCGGACGTGCAGCGGCTCCGCGCGTCGGGCGCCCGGATCGTGTTCGTAGGGCTGGGGTGCCCGCGGCAGGAGCGCTGGTGCGCGGAGCACGCCGAGCGCGTGGGGGCCGTGTGTCTCGCAGTGGGGGCCGCCTTCGATTTCCACGCAGGCTTGCTCCGGCAGGCGCCAGCGGTGTTGCAGCAGGCGGGGCTGGAATGGGCGTTCCGGCTCGCCATGGAGCCCCGGCGCTTGTGGAAACGCTACAGCCGCGTCGTGCCGCGCTTCCTCCTCGGCACGGCTCGTGAGCGGAGCCGCTCGCCCGCCGTGACCCCATTCGTCAGTTGA
- a CDS encoding pyridoxal phosphate-dependent aminotransferase family protein, with amino-acid sequence MTLPDFQGQQPFGATPDPGARPAASIFDKATAFFGPDGDYQKVHDADLYPYFRAIEVNEGTTAVINGRETIMAGSNNYLGLTSDPRVREAAKAAVDKYGTGCTGSRFLNGTLDLHLELEARLATFLRKEACVLFSTGYMTNQGILQSLAGRGDVIFSDKDNHACILAGQQVSAAETVRYRHSDMAHLRTFLERISNDRPEAGKIIATDGVFSMSGTLAKVPELVALAEEFGAALYLDDAHAVGVIGDGGRGSASAFGLESRVDITTGTFSKSFSSLGGFAVGDETVMEYVRHTASTHIFSASMPPSAVATVLACLDILEAEPERLDRLAEISNYMREGFRNLGFDVWASETPIIPVVIGEMYRCFRFWKDLLEEGVFTNAVIPPAVPPGQSLMRTSYMATHTDEELDRVLSAFETVGLRHGIIAPGGTRGPAMDELPTNGTR; translated from the coding sequence ATGACCCTCCCCGACTTCCAAGGACAGCAGCCGTTCGGCGCCACGCCGGACCCCGGCGCGCGGCCTGCGGCCTCCATCTTCGACAAGGCCACGGCCTTCTTCGGCCCCGACGGGGACTACCAGAAGGTCCATGACGCCGATCTGTACCCGTACTTCCGGGCGATCGAGGTCAACGAGGGCACGACGGCCGTCATCAACGGTCGGGAGACCATCATGGCGGGGTCGAACAACTACCTCGGCCTGACGAGCGACCCGCGTGTCCGCGAGGCGGCCAAGGCGGCGGTCGACAAGTACGGCACCGGCTGCACGGGGAGCCGCTTCCTGAACGGCACCCTCGACCTCCATCTCGAACTGGAGGCCCGGCTGGCGACGTTCCTCCGCAAGGAGGCCTGCGTGCTGTTCTCGACCGGCTACATGACCAACCAGGGCATCCTGCAGAGCCTGGCCGGCCGTGGCGACGTCATCTTCTCGGACAAGGACAACCACGCCTGCATCCTGGCCGGGCAGCAGGTGTCGGCCGCCGAGACGGTCCGCTACCGCCACAGCGACATGGCGCACCTGCGCACGTTCCTGGAGCGCATCTCCAACGACCGGCCCGAGGCGGGCAAGATCATCGCCACGGACGGCGTGTTCTCGATGTCGGGCACGCTGGCCAAGGTGCCCGAGCTGGTGGCCCTGGCCGAGGAGTTCGGCGCGGCGCTCTACCTCGACGACGCTCACGCCGTCGGCGTGATCGGCGACGGCGGGCGCGGCTCGGCCTCGGCGTTCGGCTTGGAGTCCCGCGTCGACATCACCACGGGCACGTTCTCGAAGAGCTTCTCCAGCCTGGGCGGCTTCGCTGTGGGCGACGAGACGGTGATGGAGTACGTCCGCCACACGGCCTCGACGCACATCTTCTCGGCGTCGATGCCGCCGTCTGCCGTGGCGACCGTCTTGGCGTGCCTCGACATCCTCGAGGCCGAGCCCGAGCGGCTCGACCGCCTGGCGGAGATCTCGAACTACATGCGCGAGGGGTTCCGCAACCTGGGCTTCGACGTGTGGGCCTCCGAGACGCCCATCATCCCGGTCGTGATCGGGGAGATGTACCGCTGCTTCCGGTTCTGGAAGGACCTGCTGGAGGAAGGCGTGTTTACGAACGCGGTCATCCCGCCCGCCGTCCCCCCCGGCCAGTCGCTGATGCGGACGAGCTACATGGCCACCCACACCGACGAGGAACTCGACCGCGTCCTGAGCGCCTTCGAGACGGTCGGGCTGCGGCACGGCATCATCGCGCCCGGCGGCACGCGCGGCCCGGCGATGGACGAGCTCCCGACGAACGGCACGCGGTAG
- a CDS encoding GNAT family N-acetyltransferase, producing MSALTVRPVRSSADRKAFLDFPYGHYEGNRHFVPPLRMDQAGVLNEKKNPFFEHGTAELFLAERGSTLVGRIAAIENGQHLEKYADGNGFFGFFETIEDYAVAEALLDAAADWLRARGLTGVRGPTNPSMNDVAGLLVDGYDRPPSILLPYNHPFYAEYLERWGFERAMTMWAFYVHEAYINKGRMERGAQIVTRRNPGITVRSLDPKRFDADIAAAMRIYNEAWAENWGHVPYTEHEALHLASEMKPIIEKDLFLFAELDGEPIAFAASLPNLNQALKHLPKGRLASLGLPKVLGTWKLGGVYEIRMALMGVLPQHRNLGLDALLIHQTIVNGQRDGYQAAELSWVLDSNTPLVNALEKLGCVRDKEYAMFEAALTG from the coding sequence ATGTCCGCGCTCACCGTCCGCCCCGTCCGCTCCTCCGCCGACCGGAAGGCGTTTCTCGACTTCCCCTACGGCCACTACGAGGGCAACCGGCACTTCGTCCCGCCGCTGCGGATGGACCAGGCGGGCGTGCTCAACGAGAAGAAGAACCCCTTCTTCGAGCACGGCACCGCGGAGCTCTTCCTGGCCGAGCGCGGCAGCACGCTCGTCGGGCGGATCGCGGCCATCGAGAACGGCCAGCACCTGGAGAAGTACGCCGACGGCAACGGCTTCTTCGGCTTCTTCGAGACCATCGAGGACTACGCCGTCGCCGAGGCGCTGCTGGACGCCGCCGCAGACTGGCTCCGCGCCCGCGGCCTGACAGGCGTCCGCGGCCCGACGAACCCGTCCATGAACGACGTGGCCGGGCTGCTGGTGGACGGCTACGACCGGCCGCCGTCGATCCTGCTGCCGTACAACCACCCGTTCTACGCCGAGTACCTGGAGCGCTGGGGCTTCGAGCGGGCCATGACGATGTGGGCGTTCTACGTCCACGAGGCGTACATCAACAAGGGCCGGATGGAGCGCGGCGCGCAGATCGTGACGCGACGCAACCCCGGCATCACGGTCCGCTCGCTGGACCCGAAGCGGTTCGACGCCGACATCGCGGCGGCCATGCGGATCTACAACGAGGCCTGGGCCGAGAACTGGGGCCACGTGCCCTACACCGAGCACGAGGCGCTCCACCTCGCGAGCGAGATGAAGCCGATCATCGAGAAGGACCTCTTCCTGTTCGCCGAGTTGGACGGCGAGCCGATCGCGTTCGCGGCGTCGCTGCCGAACCTCAACCAGGCGCTCAAGCACCTGCCGAAGGGCCGACTCGCCTCGCTCGGCCTCCCGAAGGTGCTCGGCACGTGGAAGCTGGGCGGCGTCTACGAGATCCGGATGGCTCTGATGGGCGTCCTGCCGCAGCACCGCAACCTGGGACTGGACGCGCTCCTCATCCACCAGACCATCGTCAACGGACAGCGGGACGGCTACCAGGCAGCCGAGCTGTCGTGGGTGCTGGACTCCAACACACCGCTCGTCAACGCGCTGGAGAAGCTGGGCTGCGTCCGGGACAAGGAGTACGCCATGTTCGAGGCGGCGCTGACGGGATGA
- a CDS encoding NAD(P)/FAD-dependent oxidoreductase, with product MSPLRLLIVGGGHASLPLLGHARRLAEAEGATVTLVSDRSELWYSGMTPEWLGGVYTQTDVTIPLAPICEREGVRFVQARAVGLDRDAREVVLADGRREPYDVVAFDIGAVNPGRADAEAAVWTKPLWRIEALGRFLDEAGGARRHLVIVGGGAAGTETALNVTARPDLHRLSVTVLEPGQRLCPELPTRVGAWAAETLRRRGATVRLGTRAEGADAGGVHLPGEVLPADAVLWATGSVGPPLFGDAGLSVTERGLARVDVGLRSVDDGRVFVAGDSASVAGREALPRIGVHAVKQGPVLRENVAQALRALGAGQDPARIPLRPFRPYPVAPLLLSTGEPSAWWIAGPVALKSRLLLRLKHAVDRRWIERYRSADTAGSRWDARHAAARG from the coding sequence ATGAGTCCGCTGCGTCTTCTGATCGTCGGCGGCGGGCACGCGAGTCTCCCTCTCCTCGGCCACGCTCGTCGCCTCGCCGAGGCGGAGGGGGCGACGGTCACCCTGGTCTCGGATCGGTCGGAGTTGTGGTACTCGGGGATGACGCCCGAGTGGCTCGGCGGGGTCTATACCCAGACGGATGTGACGATTCCGCTGGCGCCGATCTGCGAGCGCGAGGGCGTCCGCTTCGTGCAGGCCCGCGCGGTCGGGCTCGACCGGGATGCTCGCGAGGTCGTCCTCGCCGACGGGCGCCGCGAGCCCTACGACGTGGTGGCGTTCGACATCGGCGCCGTCAATCCGGGCCGGGCGGACGCCGAGGCAGCGGTGTGGACGAAGCCGCTCTGGCGGATCGAGGCGCTGGGCCGGTTCTTGGACGAGGCGGGAGGAGCGCGGCGCCATCTCGTGATCGTCGGGGGCGGCGCGGCGGGTACGGAGACGGCCCTCAACGTGACCGCTCGGCCCGACCTGCACCGCCTCTCGGTCACCGTCCTCGAACCCGGCCAGCGGCTCTGTCCCGAGTTGCCCACCCGGGTCGGCGCCTGGGCCGCAGAGACGCTCCGCCGACGCGGCGCGACGGTCCGCCTCGGGACCCGCGCCGAGGGCGCCGATGCCGGGGGCGTCCACCTGCCCGGCGAGGTGCTCCCCGCCGACGCGGTGCTGTGGGCGACCGGCTCGGTCGGTCCACCGTTGTTTGGCGACGCGGGGCTGTCCGTCACCGAACGGGGCCTCGCCCGCGTCGATGTGGGCCTCCGGTCGGTAGACGATGGCCGCGTGTTCGTGGCGGGCGACAGCGCGTCGGTCGCGGGGCGTGAAGCCTTGCCACGCATCGGCGTCCACGCCGTCAAGCAGGGGCCGGTCTTGCGCGAGAACGTCGCACAGGCGCTCCGCGCACTGGGCGCGGGGCAGGATCCGGCCCGCATCCCCCTCCGTCCGTTCCGGCCGTACCCGGTCGCACCGCTTCTGCTCTCGACCGGCGAGCCGTCGGCGTGGTGGATCGCAGGCCCGGTTGCGCTGAAGAGTCGCCTCCTGCTCCGCCTCAAGCATGCCGTCGACCGGCGCTGGATCGAGCGGTATCGGTCGGCCGACACCGCCGGGTCCCGCTGGGACGCGCGGCACGCTGCGGCGCGGGGCTAG
- a CDS encoding response regulator transcription factor, translated as MTRLIRVVLAEDHALLRALLRKALAAMPDIEIVGEAATGGEALRLVRAVQPDVLVLDIQLAGDLDGIQVAQRLKGSASRVLAYSAHGDPVHVAHLLQAGASGYLSKEAPTHRVGAAVRAVAAGESRWFEADPFGPVVLAPDELVALRHLAEGGRPDTLAEALGGTTEAALDVLSRLYTTMDASSWYEAVARGWGLGLIGSGRVEEPQDPRSVYSIRVNVPGQASAASAGSYGA; from the coding sequence ATGACACGACTCATCCGCGTGGTTCTCGCCGAGGACCATGCCCTGCTCCGCGCCCTGCTTCGGAAGGCGCTCGCTGCGATGCCCGACATCGAGATTGTCGGCGAGGCCGCGACCGGCGGAGAAGCGCTCCGCCTCGTGCGAGCGGTTCAGCCAGACGTGCTCGTGCTGGACATCCAGCTAGCAGGCGACCTCGACGGGATCCAGGTCGCCCAGCGTCTGAAGGGCAGTGCGTCCCGCGTCCTGGCGTACTCGGCGCACGGCGACCCGGTCCATGTGGCCCACCTGCTGCAGGCGGGCGCCTCAGGATATCTCTCGAAAGAGGCGCCCACCCACCGAGTCGGAGCGGCAGTTCGGGCGGTGGCGGCAGGCGAGAGCCGCTGGTTCGAGGCCGACCCATTCGGTCCCGTCGTCCTCGCGCCCGACGAACTGGTCGCGCTCCGCCACCTCGCCGAAGGCGGTCGTCCGGACACCCTCGCGGAGGCCCTCGGAGGGACGACAGAGGCCGCCCTCGACGTGCTTTCGCGCCTCTACACCACGATGGACGCCAGCTCCTGGTACGAGGCCGTCGCGCGTGGGTGGGGGCTCGGCCTCATCGGGTCGGGGCGTGTAGAGGAGCCGCAGGACCCGCGCTCGGTCTACTCGATCCGAGTGAACGTGCCGGGACAAGCGAGCGCCGCCAGCGCCGGGTCGTACGGCGCGTAG
- a CDS encoding sensor histidine kinase, with amino-acid sequence MTLAPSVLARAVLILGLLATVMPTSAQEPDSVLADGFATDAEGLRAYRYVLYSQGKVLLSDLGPSAGSTPEDLAAIDSTVSDIVVSRDVIYHLNGLAENFYTDDNPVRRFGFHIESDRLRILFDQGLPIWVAVCTALLLLMTGGGAVGVTLTRRERSRREREAAARQRALHAREAERSRLAREIHDGPLQDVHALRLLSGGQIPEHLSEEASRIARELRAIAEGLRPPALGRFGLAAALSAHANRVKERHPGVTVGLDLEEDGTGPDALPDVVRSALFRIAQEAITNAIEHGHASRVDVRLALATDERPIELEIRDNGSGLPWDSRQPDFSTLADEGHFGLVGMYERVAAIGGTLTLAQGGIGDAGARVHVSMPDDRRAPLPSRRTLSLRRSHTA; translated from the coding sequence GTGACCCTGGCTCCCTCTGTGCTCGCTCGCGCGGTCCTGATCCTCGGGCTGCTCGCGACCGTCATGCCGACGAGCGCCCAGGAGCCAGACTCTGTGCTGGCTGACGGGTTCGCGACAGACGCAGAGGGTCTCCGAGCATATCGATACGTCCTCTACAGTCAGGGCAAGGTGCTTCTCAGCGACCTGGGGCCGTCCGCTGGCTCGACTCCAGAAGACTTGGCCGCCATCGACTCAACCGTCAGTGACATAGTTGTTTCCCGAGATGTCATCTACCACCTGAATGGACTGGCAGAAAACTTCTACACCGATGACAATCCTGTCCGTCGTTTTGGATTCCATATAGAGAGCGACCGGCTACGGATTCTATTCGACCAGGGGCTACCAATTTGGGTTGCTGTTTGCACGGCCCTACTCCTCCTCATGACCGGGGGTGGGGCCGTCGGCGTTACCCTCACCAGACGCGAGAGGAGCCGTCGGGAACGCGAGGCTGCCGCACGTCAACGCGCGCTTCACGCCCGGGAGGCCGAGCGGTCTCGACTCGCCCGAGAGATTCACGATGGCCCGCTCCAAGATGTGCACGCGCTGCGACTGCTCTCGGGAGGTCAGATCCCCGAGCACCTGAGCGAAGAGGCGAGCCGGATCGCTCGGGAGTTGCGCGCGATAGCAGAAGGGCTCCGTCCTCCCGCACTCGGCCGGTTCGGCCTCGCAGCGGCACTCTCCGCCCACGCAAACCGTGTCAAAGAACGCCACCCCGGCGTTACCGTCGGGCTGGACCTGGAGGAGGACGGAACAGGTCCCGATGCCCTTCCCGACGTGGTTCGCTCTGCACTCTTCCGAATCGCTCAGGAAGCCATCACCAACGCAATCGAACACGGCCACGCGTCACGGGTCGACGTGCGGTTGGCCCTGGCGACCGACGAGCGTCCCATCGAGTTGGAGATCCGAGACAACGGATCCGGGCTCCCCTGGGACAGCCGCCAGCCCGACTTCTCGACCCTGGCCGACGAGGGCCACTTTGGGCTCGTCGGCATGTATGAACGCGTGGCGGCCATCGGCGGCACGTTGACGCTCGCGCAAGGAGGCATCGGCGACGCAGGAGCCCGCGTCCACGTATCCATGCCCGACGACCGCCGTGCCCCCCTCCCCTCCCGTCGTACGCTCTCGCTCCGACGTTCCCACACTGCCTAG
- a CDS encoding response regulator transcription factor, producing MSALPPVRTVLIDDHPALRAGVRGVLEQSGRIDVVGEASDGEEGVELCVRLEPNVVLLDMEMPGMDGIAVAERLRELSVPTRVLAYSAYDDAAYVTAMLQAGAAGYVTKDKPMALVAEAVEAVARGEGRWFVSITPPNPVEIPISERELDVVRLMARGHDNNEIADELGISPNTVRNHVSAAYEKLGVSSWRQAVAWAWEQGLV from the coding sequence ATGAGCGCGCTGCCCCCTGTCCGCACCGTCTTGATCGACGACCACCCCGCCCTTCGCGCGGGTGTCCGCGGGGTGTTGGAGCAGTCGGGCCGGATCGATGTCGTCGGCGAGGCCTCAGACGGTGAAGAGGGCGTCGAGCTCTGCGTGCGCCTGGAGCCCAACGTGGTGCTGCTGGACATGGAGATGCCGGGCATGGATGGCATCGCGGTCGCCGAGCGGCTCCGAGAACTGTCGGTCCCGACGCGGGTCCTGGCGTACTCGGCCTACGACGATGCCGCCTACGTGACGGCCATGCTCCAGGCCGGGGCTGCGGGGTACGTCACGAAGGACAAGCCGATGGCGCTGGTGGCCGAAGCCGTCGAGGCCGTCGCCCGAGGCGAAGGCCGGTGGTTCGTCAGCATCACCCCGCCGAATCCGGTCGAGATCCCCATCTCAGAGCGCGAACTCGACGTGGTCCGTCTGATGGCGCGCGGCCATGACAACAACGAGATCGCCGACGAGCTGGGTATCTCGCCCAACACGGTCCGCAACCACGTCTCGGCCGCCTACGAGAAGCTCGGTGTGTCCTCATGGCGCCAGGCGGTTGCGTGGGCCTGGGAGCAAGGCCTCGTATGA
- a CDS encoding DoxX family protein translates to MHLGRWVLALGFVAAGALHVIAPSVYDPAMPPWVPLPRVMILISGVAEVAGGVGLMQRSPHLRRWAGWGLVALLVAVYPANVWMAMAEIGGPAWLLWGRLPLQGALIAAVLVTTGTKRT, encoded by the coding sequence GTGCACCTCGGCCGATGGGTGTTGGCGCTGGGCTTCGTCGCTGCGGGGGCGCTTCACGTCATTGCACCATCCGTGTACGATCCGGCGATGCCGCCGTGGGTGCCGCTCCCGCGCGTGATGATCCTGATCAGCGGGGTCGCCGAGGTCGCCGGGGGGGTGGGGCTGATGCAGCGGAGCCCCCACCTCCGCCGCTGGGCAGGATGGGGGCTCGTGGCGTTGCTGGTCGCCGTCTATCCGGCCAATGTCTGGATGGCGATGGCGGAAATCGGCGGGCCGGCGTGGCTGCTCTGGGGACGGCTCCCGCTCCAGGGCGCCCTCATCGCAGCCGTCCTCGTGACTACTGGAACGAAGCGGACGTAA
- a CDS encoding FxsA family protein yields the protein MFGRLFLLFLIVPMLDLALLVSVGSRIGLGPTLAIVVLTAAVGSWLARREGSAAWRRVQAKLSTGGVPGPELVDGLVILVAGTLLLTPGFLTDAAGLLGLFPPTRALARRALRSRFEQSAARGNIHIVSGGSPFGAGPTVGSRPGFGPFGAPAPTIEDAEVIDDGSGESAPHTPEAGRLG from the coding sequence GTGTTCGGTCGCCTCTTCCTGCTGTTCCTGATCGTCCCGATGCTGGACCTCGCGCTGCTCGTCAGCGTCGGGTCGCGGATCGGGCTCGGGCCGACGCTCGCCATCGTCGTGCTGACGGCGGCCGTCGGGTCGTGGCTCGCGCGCCGTGAGGGCTCGGCCGCGTGGCGACGCGTCCAGGCCAAGCTCTCGACCGGCGGCGTACCGGGACCGGAACTGGTCGATGGGCTCGTGATCCTGGTCGCGGGCACGCTCCTCCTCACGCCTGGCTTCCTCACCGACGCCGCGGGGCTTCTGGGCCTCTTCCCGCCGACACGGGCGCTGGCTCGTCGCGCACTCCGCTCCCGCTTCGAGCAATCCGCGGCACGCGGCAACATCCACATCGTCTCGGGCGGATCGCCGTTCGGCGCGGGGCCGACCGTCGGCAGCAGGCCCGGGTTCGGACCGTTCGGGGCTCCGGCGCCGACCATCGAGGACGCCGAGGTGATCGACGACGGGTCCGGCGAGTCCGCCCCCCACACGCCCGAGGCGGGCCGCCTCGGCTGA
- a CDS encoding DMT family transporter — translation MAPLPLAADSPTATAADLRRDAFHGVLYMLGAALGFSLMSLLVKVASATFPTMQIVFLRSAFMAALTYAVLRHDGVPATGNDRRTLALRGAVGATALSLFYLGIGRLPLGDAVTIQYTAPVWTALTAALLIGERLRGRVLAGAALSMLGVMLVARPSFLFGAGVALDGWGAAAVATAAVLSGLAYTFVRKLRATDRPMTIIFYLSWIGAVGSLPFALTGAWVWPTGWEWPLLLAIGLATHAGQVGLTKGMARLEAGTAASIGYLQVVLAFAWGALFLGDAVDGWSLAGAALVVSSVLLVVRRAKAR, via the coding sequence ATGGCCCCCCTCCCCCTCGCCGCCGACTCGCCGACCGCCACCGCCGCGGACCTCCGCCGTGACGCGTTTCACGGGGTGCTCTACATGCTCGGCGCCGCGCTCGGCTTCAGCCTCATGAGCCTGCTCGTGAAGGTGGCCTCGGCGACGTTCCCGACCATGCAGATCGTCTTCCTGCGGTCGGCCTTCATGGCAGCGCTGACCTACGCCGTCCTGCGTCACGACGGCGTGCCTGCCACAGGAAACGATCGGCGGACGCTGGCGCTGCGCGGGGCCGTCGGCGCGACGGCGCTGAGCCTGTTCTACCTCGGCATCGGGCGGCTTCCCCTGGGCGACGCCGTCACCATCCAGTACACGGCGCCCGTGTGGACGGCGCTGACCGCTGCGCTGCTCATCGGCGAGCGCCTCCGCGGCCGCGTCCTGGCCGGCGCCGCGCTGTCGATGCTCGGCGTGATGCTCGTGGCCCGACCGAGCTTCCTGTTCGGTGCGGGCGTCGCGCTGGACGGCTGGGGCGCCGCGGCTGTCGCGACGGCCGCCGTGCTGTCCGGGCTGGCCTACACGTTCGTCCGCAAGCTGCGGGCGACGGACCGGCCCATGACCATCATCTTCTACCTCTCGTGGATCGGCGCGGTCGGGTCGCTGCCGTTCGCGCTCACCGGCGCGTGGGTCTGGCCGACCGGCTGGGAGTGGCCGCTGCTGCTGGCCATCGGGTTGGCGACGCACGCCGGGCAGGTGGGCCTCACGAAGGGCATGGCGCGGCTGGAGGCCGGGACGGCGGCGTCGATCGGCTACCTACAGGTCGTGCTGGCGTTCGCCTGGGGCGCGCTGTTCCTCGGCGACGCCGTCGACGGGTGGAGCCTCGCCGGAGCGGCGCTGGTCGTGTCGAGCGTGCTGCTGGTCGTCCGCCGCGCGAAAGCCCGCTGA
- a CDS encoding signal peptidase II, translating into MRVLWVTFFLVVADQATKLVVKYNMALGESIPVVGRLFRFTFTENPGMAFGLTVGSKLFLTLFSIAATILILVYLYRVRWAPRGYRLALALVLGGALGNVIDRVFYGVAFSECYPSPPDSYRLFYGCVVDFLHLDVYQGTVFGKPIALFPIGNIADVAIIAGVVLILITQGRFHEAVLAREAPATAPESVPVADPADPTPEVG; encoded by the coding sequence ATGCGCGTCCTCTGGGTCACGTTCTTCCTCGTCGTCGCCGACCAGGCCACCAAGCTGGTGGTCAAGTACAACATGGCCCTCGGCGAGTCGATCCCGGTGGTCGGGCGGCTGTTCCGGTTCACGTTCACCGAGAACCCCGGCATGGCGTTCGGGCTGACGGTCGGCAGCAAGCTGTTCCTGACGCTGTTCTCGATCGCGGCGACGATCCTGATCCTGGTATACCTGTACCGCGTGCGCTGGGCGCCGAGGGGGTACCGGCTCGCGCTGGCGCTCGTGCTGGGCGGGGCGCTGGGCAACGTCATCGACCGCGTGTTCTACGGCGTCGCCTTCAGCGAGTGCTATCCGTCGCCGCCGGACTCGTACCGCCTGTTCTACGGTTGTGTGGTGGATTTCCTCCACCTCGACGTGTACCAGGGCACGGTTTTCGGCAAACCCATCGCGCTGTTCCCCATCGGCAACATCGCGGACGTGGCGATCATCGCGGGGGTGGTGCTGATCCTGATCACACAGGGCCGCTTCCACGAGGCGGTCCTGGCCCGGGAGGCGCCTGCTACCGCCCCCGAGTCGGTCCCCGTTGCGGACCCGGCCGACCCAACTCCCGAGGTGGGGTGA